The following are encoded in a window of Podospora pseudoanserina strain CBS 124.78 chromosome 6, whole genome shotgun sequence genomic DNA:
- a CDS encoding hypothetical protein (COG:S; EggNog:ENOG503PEDB) encodes MDSLPTGTASIGDQVYGSHDAKIPDISEQTKLFNGATVGKPDDKGKEKKKKKKKSKATKPTGFEEYYCEPVITPAEAWDEKNLIYSPDRSFVERIEEGIQRYRARRRLDAVRNQVFTQYLILGGVDATARQFQGADKLPDDLIRESTKGELRDMVSDDVIHRGGEGGGRFYHPASSEHWDVDFTGVVAGFMSHKVLDMSGGEMEMIWIASNTIQNFLKYLILHDVCPEHADDINRAIKLCDQAFEEIGLVSNALELVPGAFNRSVAALHCEEEDGDAISLLVDNKDLDRNHALHTVALIATLVLPTLGGSSTPNVNAMEVTNPIERTFEITSITPPTKEMRQRVAVVSEHLRKSNPSAPAIQACGTMQGHPVIVLDGWDVTDKLTDEEAKEESSFILEELILEQLRVGMKLTIGVSTCTFPGGGTFKVVRYVKGIKPSFYTFLPQDLMRYWKEPVPNERPGPSIHDRHDLLELAVGEDEADD; translated from the exons ATGGACTCCTTGCCGACAGGCACCGCCTCGATCGGCGACCAGGTCTACGGGAGCCATGATGCCAAGATCCCGGATATCTCTGAACAGACAAAGCTATTCAATGGAGCAACGGTGGGCAAGCCTGacgacaagggcaaggagaagaagaagaagaaaaagaaatctAAGGCCACCAAGCCGACCGGGTTTGAGG AGTATTACTGCGAGCCGGTGATAACTCCCGCCGAGGCTTGGGACGAGAAGAACCTGATTTATTCTCCCGACCGTTCCTTTGTGGAGCGCATCGAAGAGGGCATCCAACGGTACCGTGCCCGGCGCCGCCTGGATGCCGTCCGAAACCAGGTCTTTACTCAGTACCTCATTCTTGGCGGTGTCGATGCCACTGCTCGCCAGTTCCAGGGGGCGGATAAGCTGCCTGATGACCTGATCCGGGAGTCTACCAAGGGCGAGCTGAGGGACATGGTGTCGGATGATGTGATTCAtcgtgggggggagggtggtggtcggtTCTATCATCCGGCCAGTTCTGAGCATTGGGATGTGGACTTTACGGGGGTTGTAGCTGGGTTCAT GTCTCACAAAGTCCTTGACATGTCTGGCGGCGAGATGGAAATGATCTGGATCGCCTCGAACACCATCCAGAATTTTCTCAAGTATCTGATCCTCCATGATGTCTGCCCCGAGCACGCCGACGATATCAACAGAGCCATCAAGCTTTGTGACCAAGCCTTTGAGGAGATTGGTCTCGTGAGCAACGCTTTGGAACTGGTTCCGGGTGCCTTCAACCGCTCGGTTGCGGCACTCCActgcgaggaagaggacggcgATGCTatttctcttcttgttgacaACAAGGATCTTGACCGCAACCATGCCCTCCACACCGTGGCTCTCATCGCGACTTTGGTCCTACCCACTCTTGGTGGTAGCAGCACGCCCAATGTCAACGCTATGGAGGTGACCAACCCTATCGAGCGCACCTTTGAGATCACATCCATCACCCCACCCACAAAAGAGATGCGTCAAAGGGTAGCCGTCGTCAGCGAGCACCTCAGAAAGTCCAACCCATCCGCCCCTGCCATCCAGGCCTGTGGCACAATGCAAGGTCACCCAGTTATTGTCCTAGACGGGTGGGACGTCACTGACAAGCTCACCGATGAAGAAGCCAAGGAGGAGTCCTCGTTTATTCTTGAAGAGCTGATTCTTGAGCAGCTGAGGGTGGGCATGAAGCTGACGATTGGGGTTTCGACTTGCACTTTTCCTGGGGGTGGGACCTTCAAGGTGGTTCGCTATGTCAAGGGAATCAAGCCGAGCTTTTATACGTTCTTGCCACAGGATTTGATGAGGTATTGGAAGGAGCCGGTGCCGAATGAGAGACCTGGGCCTAGTATTCATGATAGGCATGATTTGCTTGAGTTGgcggtgggtgaggatgaggcggatGATTGA
- a CDS encoding hypothetical protein (COG:S; EggNog:ENOG503P756), which translates to MCSTDLFLGILAILFPPLPVWVKRGICSADSLINILLLCLGFIPGLIHAWYIIAKYPDIPYDYDYQAPSNAEHGRVYVFVHDNNHRQGHPHQGQPRLQNQQPKAHPQPNYGTTAHNNNNHSSGHEEGVAPAAGPSSGGPPPSYAQVVAQGPGDHKVQTQD; encoded by the exons ATGTGCTCGAccgacctcttcctcggcatcctgGCCATCCTCTTTCCCCCGCTCCCAG TTTGGGTAAAGCGCGGAATTTGCTCTGCCGACTCCCTAAtcaacatcctccttctctgcTTGGGTTTT ATCCCTGGCCTAATCCATGCCTGGTACATCATCGCTAAGTACCCCGACATCCCCTACGACTACGACTACCAAGCCCCCTCCAACGCCGAGCACGGCCGCGTCTACGTCTTTGTccacgacaacaaccaccgtcaaggccaccctcaccaaggTCAACCCCGTCTCCAAAACCAGCAACCCAAAGCCCATCCTCAGCCAAACTACGGCACCACagcccacaacaacaacaaccacagcagtGGCCACGAAGAGGGCGTCGCCCCTGCCGCTGGCCCCTCCTCAGGTGGTCCTCCCCCAAGTTACGCCCAGGTTGTCGCCCAAGGTCCCGGAGACCACAAGGTTCAGACCCAAGATTAG
- the PRP22 gene encoding DEAH-box ATP-dependent RNA helicase prp22 (EggNog:ENOG503NVRX; COG:A): MDDLESLELLSLVSKITSELQNHLGVSEKTLAEFLIAQRLECDSLDGFKAKLASVGASDFPPSLVDSIDRLVRTMHPKFKGQQNRTNDDSSQRHDRSAEETTKVFKGLAIPDKEVEVEAIDDTFAMLESLAPKPSNGNKERPPRKRSRTPDDRREDSRRKRKDRYRSRSRSRSRSPQRGRQRNDRYRDDDDAYRRPPPRDLDDTPQLNKVYDGHVTGVKDFGAFVNIHGVKGKVDGLVHISAFGQRVNHPEDVVTRGQNVKVKVVKIEGNRVGLSMKDIDQETGVDMAPQIRMGSGANMMALGGGPTGGNDPTGSFMATAIARQQKKRMTSPERWEIRQMIAAGIAKASDYPDLEEEYKSTLDGTGQMELEEDVDIEIRDEEPPFLAGQTKQSLELSPIRVVKAPDGSMNRAAMAGTNLAKERKEMKQQEAEEQQQKTKVDLSQWQDPMANPENRQFASDLRRRAQATQAESDSVPEWKRAVVPKDQPTGKRSDMTIKEQRESLPVFAFREQLINAVRENQVLIVVGETGSGKTTQLTQYLAEAGFTSNGIIGCTQPRRVAAVSVAKRVSEEVGCRLGEEVGYTIRFEDVTSPATKIKYMTDGMLEREILIDPELRRYSVIMLDEAHERTIATDVLFALLKKTMKSRKDLKVIVTSATLDADKFSEYFNACPIFTIPGRTFPVEILYSREPESDYLDAALTTVMQIHLSEPMGDILLFLTGQEEIDTSCEILFERMKALGPSVPELIILPVYSALPSEMQSRIFDPAPPGSRKVVIATNIAETSITIDHIYYVIDPGFVKQNAYDPKLGMDSLIVTPISQAQANQRAGRAGRTGPGKCFRLYTEAAYQSEMLPTTIPEIQRQNLSNTILMLKAMGINDLIRFDFMDPPPVNTMLTALEELYALGALDDEGLLTRLGRKMADFPMEPSLSKVLISSVDKGCSDEVVSIVAMLNLTTIFYRPKDKQNQADQKKAKFHDPHGDHLTLLNVYNSWKNHGFSPTWCHENFIQARSMRRAKDVRDQIVKIMNRHRHPIVSCGRETDRVRQALCSGFFRNTARKDPQEGYKTLTEGTPVYLHPSSALFGKQAEWVIYHTLVLTTREYMHFTTAIEPKWLIDAAPTFFKLAPTDKLSKRKAAERIQPLHNRYGGEDDWRLSAQKRGGRGGGGGGTWG; the protein is encoded by the exons ATGGACGACTTGGAGTCCCTCGAGCTGCTTTCGCTCGTTTCCAAGATCACGTCGGAATTGCAAAACCATCTAGGCGTTAGCGAAAAAACACTGGCCGAGTTCCTCATCGCCCAGCGCCTCGAATGCGATTCTCTCGATGGCTTCAAGGCCAAGCTGGCCTCGGTCGGTGCCAGCGATTTCCCGCCGAGTTTGGTCGATAGCATAGACAGGCTAGTCAGGACTATGCATCCAAAGTTCAAAGGACAACAGAACCGAACCAACGACGACAGCAGCCAGCGCCATGATCGATCCGCTGAAGAGACTACCAAGGTCTTCAAAGGGCTTGCGATTCCCGACAAGGAGGTAGAAGTGGAAGCTATCGATGACACATTCGCCATGCTCGAGAGCCTTGCGCCAAAACCATCGAATGGCAATAAAGAAAGACCGCCGAGGAAACGAAGCAGAACACCAGATGACCGCCGCGAGGACTCGAGACGAAAACGCAAGGACAGGTACAGGTCACGATCCAGATCCCGATCGAGGTCTCCACAACGAGGACGTCAGAGAAATGACCGCTACcgagacgacgacgatgcgTATCGACGGCCACCTCCCCGCGATCTCGACGATACTCCACAGCTCAACAAGGTGTACGACGGTCATGTCACAGGTGTAAAGGACTTTGGCGCTTTTGTCAACATTCATGGTGTGAAGGGGAAGGTTGACGGCTTGGTGCACATCTCGGCGTTTGGTCAGCGAGTCAACCACCCAGAAGATGTCGTGACGCGAGGGCAAAATGTCAAGGTCAAAGTTGTCAAGATTGAGGGCAACAGGGTAGGCTTGTCAATGAAGGATATCGACCAGGAGACAGGCGTGGATATGGCACCCCAAATAAGGATGGGATCGGGTGCCAATATGATGGCTCTGGGTGGTGGACCAACAGGAGGAAACGACCCGACAGGTTCGTTCATGGCGACTGCTATTGCCcggcagcagaagaagagaatgACCTCGCCTGAAAGATGGGAGATTCGACAAATGATTGCTGCTGGAATCGCAAAGGCCTCAGACTACCCAGATTTGGAGGAAGAGTACAAGTCAACCCTTGACGGTACAGGGCAGAtggagttggaagaggaCGTCGACATCGAGATACGTGACGAAGAACCCCCATTTCTGGCCGGACAGACCAAACAGTCTCTCGAGCTATCACCCATCCGCGTTGTCAAGGCCCCAGATGGCTCCATGAATCGTGCCGCTATGGCCGGCACCAACCTTGCCAAGGAAAGAAAGGAGATGAAGCAGCAGGAAGCCGAagaacagcagcaaaagACAAAGGTCGATTTGTCCCAATGGCAGGATCCAATGGCTAATCCCGAGAACCGACAATTTGCTAGCGACTTGCGACGGCGTGCCCAGGCAACCCAAGCAGAGTCTGATTCTGTACCCGAATGGAAGAGGGCCGTGGTGCCCAAGGATCAGCCCACGGGCAAAAGGTCCGACATGACCATCAAGGAGCAGCGAGAGTCTTTGCCTGTCTTCGCTTTCAGGGAACAACTGATCAACGCTGTCAGAGAGAACCAAGTTCTGATTGTCGTTGGTGAGACTGGCTCCGGAAAAACCACTCAGCTTACCCAATACCTGGCCGAGGCCGGCTTTACCAGCAATGGCATTATTGGCTGCACGCAGCCTCGTCGTGTAGCTGCCGTTTCGGTTGCCAAGCGTGTCtctgaggaggttggctgTCGactgggtgaggaggtcgggTACACAATCAGATTCGAGGATGTAACCAGCCCGGCGACAAAGATCAAGTACATGACGGACGGCAT GTTGGAACGTGAGATTTTGATCGACCCTGAACTGCGGAGATACTCAGTCATCATGTTGGACGAAGCACACGAGCGTACTATTGCCACAGACGTTCTGTTTGCTTTGTTGAAGAAGACCATGAAGAGCCGGAAGGACCTCAAGGTCATCGTCACCAGTGCTACGTTGGATGCCGATAAATTCAGCGAATACTTCAATGCCTGTCCCATCTTTACCATTCCAGGACGAACCTTCCCTGTCGAGATTCTCTACTCTCGTGAACC GGAATCTGATTATCTCGATGCTGCGCTGACGACCGTCATGCAAATCCACTTGAGCGAACCCATGGGTGatattcttcttttcttgacAGGTCAAGAAGAGATCGACACGTCCTGTGAGATTTTGTTTGAACGCATGAAAGCACTAGGACCGTCAGTGCCGGAACTCATCATTCTCCCTGTTTACTCTGCCCTTCCCAGCGAAATGCAGAGCAGGATTTTCGACCCTGCACCGCCTGGCAGCCGAAAGGTCGTCATTGCTACCAATATTGCCGAAACGTCGATTACGATTGATCATATTTACTATGTCATCGATCCTGGTTTCGTCAAACAAAACGCCTATGATCCCAAACTCGGCATGGACTCGCTCATTGTCACCCCTATCTCCCAAGCGCAGGCAAATCAGCGAGCAGGTCGCGCCGGCCGCACAGGACCCGGCAAGTGCTTCCGGCTGTACACCGAAGCAGCCTACCAGTCCGAGATGCTTCCGACGACTATTCCCGAAATCCAAAGACAAAACTTGTCCAACACTATCCTCATGCTCAAGGCCATGGGCATCAACGACCTTATCCGCTTTGACTTTATGGAT CCTCCACCCGTCAACACTATGCTTACAGCCTTGGAGGAGCTTTATGCCCTAGGAGCACTGGACGACGAAGGTCTGCTGACTCGCCTCGGGCGAAAAATGGCCGACTTCCCCATGGAGCCTTCTCTTTCCAAGGTCTTGATCTCCTCAGTCGATAAGGGTTGTTCGGATGAAGTTGTGAGCATTGTTGCCAtgctcaacctcaccaccatcttttACCGGCCAAAAGACAAGCAAAACCAAGCGGaccagaagaaggccaagttcCACGACCCACACGGCGACCATCTGACACTGTTGAACGTGTACAACTCGTGGAAGAATCACGGCTTCTCTCCAACCTGGTGTCACGAGAACTTCATTCAGGCCCGTTCGATGCGCCGTGCCAAGGATGTGCGGGATCAGATCGTCAAGATCATGAATCGTCATCGTCACCCCATCGTCAGCTGTGGACGCGAGACAGACAGGGTCCGCCAAGCTCTCTGCAGCGGTTTCTTCCGCAACACAGCCCGCAAGGACCCTCAGGAGGGATACAAGACATTGACAGAAGGCACACCCGTGTACCTGCACCCGAGCTCGGCGCTGTTCGGGAAGCAGGCGGAATGGGTGATTTACCACACGTTAGTGCTCACCACCAGGGAGTACATGCACTTCACCACGGCGATTGAGCCCAAGTGGCTTATTGACGCGGCGCCTACCTTCTTCAAGTTGGCACCAACAGACAAGCTgtcgaagaggaaggcggcaGAAAGGATACAGCCGCTCCATAACCGGTAtggcggggaggatgattgGCGTCTCAGCGCTCAGAAGAGAGGAGgcaggggtggtggtggtggtggaacaTGGGGTTag